In Brevibacillus brevis, a genomic segment contains:
- a CDS encoding transcriptional repressor, with amino-acid sequence MGKRLTIQRRAVLLYMLHSFTATTAKDVYHALKTDMPNITLSTVYTSLRFLVKMGVLEEHVHHDAPNQFVCVVPASSLDLQEVM; translated from the coding sequence TTGGGCAAGCGTTTGACCATTCAACGAAGAGCAGTCCTGCTCTACATGCTGCATTCATTTACCGCCACCACTGCCAAAGACGTCTATCACGCCCTCAAGACAGACATGCCGAATATCACCTTGTCTACGGTATACACCTCCTTGCGATTTCTGGTGAAAATGGGCGTTCTCGAGGAACATGTCCACCATGATGCTCCCAACCAGTTTGTGTGCGTCGTCCCGGCCAGCTCTCTGGATTTGCAGGAAGTGATGTAA
- a CDS encoding serine hydrolase: protein MERLRQRLSDILGKAEGTWGVVVEDLDRGVRFEHGEEEVFIAESVIKVPIMAAVYAAAQQGRFSMDDRIALRREDRVGGSGMVFALSPGLRLTIREWVTLMIIQSDNTATNVLIDLIGKEQIDATMRELGMKSSKYSRKLMIYPADVAENNTITPKDVSRMLGAIATGRVLSHQACEEMIAIMKKQQWRNGLPSMLPGGPVDGSTPGETDWEIACKSGWDTGRQHDVGVLYAKGRRFSIVALSRNVKAEAALHVLGRLGKEVYEYATQKGSP, encoded by the coding sequence ATGGAGCGTTTGCGACAAAGGCTGAGCGACATCCTCGGAAAAGCCGAAGGAACGTGGGGAGTCGTGGTGGAGGACCTGGATCGCGGCGTCCGCTTTGAACATGGGGAGGAAGAAGTCTTTATCGCCGAGAGCGTCATCAAGGTGCCGATCATGGCGGCAGTGTACGCTGCCGCACAGCAAGGGCGCTTCTCCATGGACGACCGGATCGCTTTGCGAAGGGAAGACCGCGTCGGCGGTTCGGGAATGGTGTTCGCGCTGTCGCCGGGGCTCAGGCTGACGATCCGGGAATGGGTGACGCTGATGATCATCCAGAGCGACAATACGGCTACGAACGTCCTCATCGATCTGATCGGAAAAGAGCAGATCGACGCAACCATGCGCGAGCTGGGAATGAAAAGCAGCAAATACTCCCGCAAGCTGATGATCTACCCGGCAGACGTCGCGGAAAACAACACGATCACGCCCAAAGATGTGTCACGGATGCTTGGGGCCATTGCGACAGGAAGGGTTTTGTCGCATCAGGCCTGCGAGGAAATGATCGCGATCATGAAAAAACAGCAGTGGCGAAACGGTCTGCCGTCCATGCTGCCTGGGGGGCCAGTCGACGGCAGCACGCCAGGGGAGACAGACTGGGAGATCGCCTGCAAGTCAGGCTGGGACACGGGGCGGCAGCACGATGTCGGGGTCCTGTACGCCAAAGGACGGCGCTTTTCCATCGTCGCCCTGTCCAGGAACGTCAAGGCGGAGGCCGCGCTGCATGTCCTCGGCCGATTGGGGAAAGAAGTATACGAGTACGCCACACAAAAAGGTAGCCCTTGA
- a CDS encoding cupin domain-containing protein yields METVNLAEKFSQFEECWSPKIAGELNDSYIKLAKLHGEFVWHHHDEEDELFLVVKGRLLMQFRDREVWVEEGEFIVVPKGVEHRPVAPELCQVMLIEPKSTLNTGNVTNERTVTDLERI; encoded by the coding sequence ATGGAAACAGTCAATCTCGCAGAGAAGTTTTCGCAGTTCGAGGAATGCTGGAGCCCGAAAATCGCAGGTGAGCTCAACGATTCGTACATCAAGCTGGCAAAGCTGCACGGAGAATTCGTCTGGCATCACCACGACGAAGAGGACGAGCTGTTTCTGGTCGTCAAAGGCAGACTGCTGATGCAGTTCCGCGATCGGGAGGTATGGGTGGAGGAAGGCGAGTTCATCGTCGTTCCCAAAGGTGTCGAGCATCGTCCCGTAGCGCCGGAGTTGTGCCAGGTCATGCTGATCGAACCCAAGAGTACCTTGAATACGGGAAATGTGACCAATGAACGGACGGTCACAGACCTCGAACGCATCTGA
- a CDS encoding MOSC domain-containing protein: MRRLLPKLVSTWRYPVKSMMGEEMNAATITEKGVLGDRAYALMDTSTGKLANAKHPQKWPTIYEYRASFTEPPALGHPTPPVRFTFPDGSTRISTDSDVNDRLSASLKRTVRLMTPSKQAVQFEGYIPDMEELANKNSVFTGTSPEGTFFDISMLHILTTSTINHLRSIIPGSRVEVRRFRPNIVIDAHDEEGFVENKWVGRTLRIGNQVRLQIVQPTLRCVMTTLPQGDLPRDPDILRSAVTYNNGGIGVYARVLEGGHIQRGDTVELE, encoded by the coding sequence GTGAGGAGATTGCTGCCAAAACTTGTTTCAACGTGGAGATACCCAGTGAAGTCTATGATGGGAGAAGAGATGAATGCAGCAACCATTACAGAAAAAGGCGTTCTCGGTGACCGCGCATACGCACTCATGGATACTTCGACGGGAAAGCTGGCTAACGCAAAGCATCCGCAAAAATGGCCAACCATCTACGAATATCGCGCTTCATTTACGGAACCTCCCGCTCTCGGTCATCCGACCCCGCCCGTTCGATTTACTTTTCCTGACGGCTCTACACGGATCAGTACGGACTCTGATGTAAATGACAGGCTCTCCGCGAGCTTAAAGCGCACTGTTAGGCTGATGACTCCTTCCAAACAAGCGGTACAATTTGAAGGCTACATCCCTGACATGGAGGAGCTCGCCAACAAAAACTCCGTCTTCACCGGAACATCTCCGGAAGGAACATTTTTTGATATATCCATGCTCCATATCCTTACTACTTCCACCATCAATCATTTGCGATCCATCATTCCCGGGAGTCGAGTCGAGGTCCGTCGTTTTCGGCCAAACATCGTGATTGATGCTCACGATGAAGAGGGTTTTGTTGAAAACAAGTGGGTGGGGAGAACTCTGCGCATCGGAAATCAGGTCCGCCTGCAAATTGTTCAGCCTACCCTCCGCTGCGTCATGACTACCCTGCCTCAAGGAGACTTACCCAGGGATCCCGATATCCTGCGCTCTGCAGTTACGTACAACAATGGGGGAATAGGCGTTTATGCTAGGGTACTTGAAGGAGGGCATATCCAACGGGGAGATACGGTAGAGCTTGAATAG
- the ant(6) gene encoding aminoglycoside 6-adenylyltransferase has translation MRSEREMMQLFMDFASNDERIRLVTLEGSRTNKNIPRDAYQDYDISYFVTEMDRFKQDDRWLDVFGKRLMMQKPEDMELLPPELGNWFSYLLLFEDGNKLDLTLIPVEEVQDYFANSDGLVQVLLDKDARVPQEVIANDSRYWVKKPTAREFDDCCNEFWMVSTYVVKGLARKEILFAIDHLHEVARPNLLRMMAWQIGAEQGYTFSVGKNYKFIDRYLPTEDWEALLSTYAQNGYGEMWQSLFACQELFRTYSKAVADSLGYAYPDYDEAITKYTSTIYQSLTE, from the coding sequence TTGCGAAGTGAACGAGAAATGATGCAGCTGTTTATGGATTTTGCCAGCAATGACGAGCGAATCCGCTTGGTGACGCTCGAAGGGTCTCGCACCAACAAGAACATTCCCCGCGATGCGTACCAGGATTATGACATCTCCTACTTTGTCACGGAGATGGATCGTTTCAAGCAAGACGATCGCTGGCTGGATGTTTTCGGCAAGCGCCTCATGATGCAAAAACCCGAGGACATGGAGCTTCTTCCACCCGAGCTGGGCAACTGGTTCTCCTATCTCCTGCTGTTTGAGGACGGCAACAAGCTGGATCTGACATTGATTCCAGTCGAAGAGGTACAGGACTATTTCGCCAATAGTGACGGGTTGGTCCAGGTCTTGCTCGACAAGGATGCCCGCGTCCCGCAAGAGGTGATTGCAAATGACAGCCGCTACTGGGTGAAAAAGCCGACTGCCCGGGAATTCGACGATTGCTGCAACGAATTTTGGATGGTTTCCACGTACGTCGTAAAAGGGCTGGCGAGAAAGGAAATCCTTTTTGCGATCGACCACTTGCATGAAGTCGCACGGCCGAACCTGCTGCGCATGATGGCGTGGCAAATCGGGGCCGAGCAAGGATACACCTTCAGTGTGGGGAAAAACTACAAGTTCATCGACCGCTACCTGCCAACGGAAGATTGGGAGGCACTGCTTTCCACGTATGCACAAAATGGGTACGGGGAAATGTGGCAGTCTTTGTTTGCTTGTCAGGAGTTGTTTCGAACGTATTCGAAAGCGGTGGCAGACAGTCTCGGATACGCGTATCCCGATTACGACGAGGCCATCACCAAGTATACGTCGACGATTTACCAATCGCTGACCGAGTGA
- a CDS encoding ROK family protein, with product MRHVIGLDVGGTTMKGAVLDETGRILARGSRETRLQNNLPLLIERMAALIEELQQRAAVPVEAVGVGFPGPFDGPRGYSIHSPNLSLHGVDVRSPLERAVGLPLAFENDLRTATLGEAVFGAGKGVRHMAFVPIGTGIGLGNVIDGQLMRGAFGISGELGHISVPGNEAVCNCGKVGCVETVASAEGIVRLAKVRLQRAFAEIPEEAQMLPLVQMTGGELEKLTAYDVAAAVLKGDPVAAEAWREVCEVTGWAISLVINLFNPELVVIGGGVSEAGELLLDPVRKSAWQHVMKAGHEKTRIVRASLGPDAGMLGAGALALGADIWKGSGAASMAEWDRGR from the coding sequence ATGCGGCATGTAATCGGCCTGGATGTAGGCGGGACGACGATGAAAGGAGCGGTGCTGGACGAGACGGGGCGCATTCTCGCTCGGGGCAGCAGGGAGACCCGGCTGCAAAACAATCTGCCGCTGTTGATCGAGAGGATGGCCGCGCTGATCGAGGAGCTGCAGCAGCGTGCGGCTGTCCCGGTGGAGGCTGTTGGCGTCGGATTTCCCGGACCGTTCGATGGTCCGAGAGGTTACTCCATCCACTCGCCCAATTTGAGCCTGCACGGGGTAGATGTGCGCTCTCCGCTGGAAAGGGCGGTGGGGCTGCCCCTTGCCTTCGAGAATGACCTGCGGACGGCGACGCTCGGGGAAGCCGTGTTTGGCGCCGGAAAAGGCGTCCGCCATATGGCGTTTGTTCCCATCGGGACGGGGATCGGACTCGGCAATGTGATCGACGGTCAGCTCATGCGCGGAGCGTTCGGGATTTCGGGAGAGCTGGGACACATATCCGTACCGGGAAATGAAGCCGTTTGCAATTGCGGAAAAGTCGGCTGCGTGGAGACGGTGGCGTCCGCTGAGGGGATCGTTCGCTTGGCGAAGGTGCGTTTGCAGAGGGCATTTGCAGAGATTCCCGAAGAAGCTCAAATGCTGCCTCTTGTGCAGATGACGGGCGGCGAGCTGGAGAAGCTGACGGCCTACGACGTAGCTGCGGCCGTCCTCAAAGGCGACCCGGTGGCAGCCGAGGCATGGAGAGAAGTGTGCGAAGTCACCGGTTGGGCGATCTCGCTGGTCATCAATCTCTTCAACCCCGAGCTCGTCGTGATTGGCGGTGGCGTATCCGAGGCGGGAGAGCTGCTGTTGGATCCTGTGAGGAAAAGCGCCTGGCAGCATGTCATGAAAGCGGGCCACGAGAAGACGAGAATTGTTCGGGCTTCTCTGGGCCCAGATGCGGGCATGCTCGGCGCAGGGGCACTCGCCCTGGGCGCAGACATCTGGAAAGGAAGCGGTGCGGCTTCTATGGCCGAATGGGATCGCGGGAGATGA
- a CDS encoding 1-phosphofructokinase family hexose kinase, translating into MLVTVTLNAAIDKTYRLSRFLPGQLHRTKEQLSLPGGKGINVARVAKSLGADVIATGIVAGHNGRFIAEGCAQAGIAPAFVEAEGESRCCLTLLDDETKAVTEVLEQGPTVSAAAFEQLFDKVRLLASQAAFVAFSGSLPAGVPDDAYATLIDQVRKAGALPVLDASGKALACGLSGRPYLVKPNRDEAEALLGYPLESEAAVDQALREIHGLGAGHVLLSLGEEGAWFSTGAERWRVPAFVLEEVANPVGCGDALLAGVLAGRLKGLDWKAAVRLGMASAGANALSIGAGMIDPVVVERLLHQER; encoded by the coding sequence ATGCTGGTGACAGTGACCTTGAATGCGGCGATCGACAAGACGTACCGGCTGTCGCGCTTTCTCCCTGGCCAGCTGCATCGCACGAAGGAGCAGCTCAGCCTGCCGGGGGGAAAGGGAATCAACGTGGCGCGGGTAGCCAAGTCGCTGGGGGCCGACGTGATTGCGACCGGGATTGTGGCGGGGCACAATGGGCGGTTCATCGCAGAAGGGTGCGCGCAGGCCGGAATCGCCCCGGCCTTCGTGGAAGCCGAAGGGGAATCGCGCTGCTGCCTCACCCTGCTGGATGACGAGACGAAAGCGGTGACGGAGGTGCTGGAGCAGGGCCCTACTGTCTCTGCAGCAGCCTTCGAGCAATTGTTTGACAAAGTGCGGCTGCTCGCCAGCCAAGCTGCTTTTGTCGCCTTTTCCGGCAGCTTGCCTGCCGGAGTCCCGGACGATGCGTATGCGACCTTGATCGATCAGGTCCGAAAGGCGGGGGCCCTACCTGTCCTGGATGCGAGCGGAAAGGCGCTTGCCTGTGGCCTAAGCGGCCGCCCCTATCTCGTAAAGCCCAATCGCGATGAGGCGGAAGCGCTGCTCGGCTATCCGCTGGAGAGCGAAGCTGCCGTGGACCAGGCGCTGCGGGAGATTCACGGGTTAGGAGCAGGGCATGTCTTGCTGTCGCTCGGCGAAGAGGGCGCGTGGTTCTCTACGGGAGCGGAGCGATGGCGTGTTCCGGCCTTTGTGCTGGAGGAAGTGGCCAACCCGGTCGGGTGCGGCGATGCGCTCCTGGCGGGGGTGCTTGCCGGCAGGCTCAAAGGTCTGGATTGGAAGGCTGCCGTCCGGCTCGGGATGGCGAGCGCCGGAGCAAACGCCCTCTCGATAGGGGCGGGAATGATCGACCCGGTTGTCGTGGAGCGGCTTCTGCACCAGGAGAGGTGA
- a CDS encoding bifunctional phosphoglucose/phosphomannose isomerase: protein MTTTWCLPDKVQAMKGRWDMRVNLDDVSAMEELDTIKALRDTDEYGKQFSEGWELSATFDVSSIEAPIEGIVVLGTGGGSAASVNLLKSYLFDELKVPLVLNQGYSIPAFVGDRTLVIVVSHSGNTEEVVSSYEQAIAARAKIAVITAGGKVLEMARQNGHPHLLVPGGMMPRIALGYIFLPMLALLGKLGLAGDKAEEVAETIALFAALHQQYGLQTPLAANPAKQIAREMDGLTPVIYGTLPFFDAPAWRWKNQLGENGKVMAFWNAIPSLHHDEAVGWDAPSAMLRGYHFTLIRDAEDSDKMCKRVEISADILRERAGAVRIVHSQGTSRLARLFSIVYLADYVSLYTALIRGVDPTPVEVINLFKSKLGQPLVQVQVR from the coding sequence TTGACAACCACATGGTGCCTGCCTGACAAGGTGCAGGCAATGAAAGGACGTTGGGACATGCGAGTCAATCTGGATGATGTGTCGGCAATGGAAGAATTGGATACGATCAAGGCGCTGCGCGATACGGACGAATACGGCAAACAGTTTTCAGAAGGATGGGAATTGTCCGCCACTTTTGATGTCTCCTCCATCGAGGCTCCCATCGAGGGCATCGTGGTGCTCGGGACCGGTGGCGGTTCGGCCGCGAGCGTCAACCTGCTCAAATCGTACTTGTTTGATGAGCTCAAGGTACCTCTCGTGCTCAACCAAGGCTACTCGATCCCTGCCTTTGTCGGGGACCGGACACTCGTCATCGTGGTCAGCCATTCGGGCAATACGGAAGAGGTGGTCAGCAGCTACGAGCAGGCGATCGCAGCACGGGCCAAGATCGCCGTCATCACAGCGGGGGGAAAAGTCCTGGAGATGGCCAGGCAAAACGGCCACCCCCATCTGCTCGTTCCAGGCGGGATGATGCCGCGCATTGCGCTAGGATATATTTTCCTGCCGATGCTCGCTCTTCTCGGCAAGCTGGGCTTGGCGGGAGACAAAGCGGAGGAGGTCGCGGAGACGATCGCGTTGTTTGCGGCCCTTCACCAGCAGTACGGATTGCAGACACCGCTTGCGGCCAATCCCGCCAAGCAAATCGCACGGGAAATGGACGGACTGACACCGGTCATCTACGGCACCTTGCCCTTTTTCGATGCACCCGCATGGCGGTGGAAAAACCAGTTGGGGGAAAACGGCAAGGTGATGGCGTTCTGGAACGCCATTCCCAGTCTGCACCACGATGAGGCAGTGGGCTGGGACGCACCGAGCGCCATGCTCAGAGGCTACCATTTCACGCTCATTCGCGACGCAGAGGACAGCGATAAGATGTGCAAGCGGGTGGAGATCAGCGCGGACATCCTGCGCGAGCGGGCCGGCGCCGTGCGGATCGTCCACTCCCAGGGAACGTCCCGGTTGGCCCGGCTCTTTTCCATCGTCTACCTCGCCGACTACGTTTCTTTGTATACGGCATTGATCCGGGGAGTCGATCCCACGCCTGTAGAGGTCATCAATCTGTTCAAGAGCAAGCTGGGACAGCCGCTTGTCCAGGTGCAGGTGCGCTAG
- the fba gene encoding class II fructose-1,6-bisphosphate aldolase, whose amino-acid sequence MSLVSSTEMLRKARKEGYCVGAFNVHTLEMLQAVVEAAEEAQAPLILQTTVGTVGHLGPEYIAAIARVAAGSVRVPIALHLDHCHDYALIERCIAAGYTSVMIDASMRPFEENVEQTKRVVELAHRAGVNVEAELGKVGGVEEELAVDEADAVLADPAECERFAALTGVDTLAPAIGTAHGMYKGKPKIAFSRLEEIASRVGVPLVLHGGSGIPEEQVKRAVSLGMAKMNVATELRIAFSGAIRQVFGENPDENDPRTYMKRAKQAVKAIAHAKMAMCGCAGKAAGL is encoded by the coding sequence ATGTCATTGGTATCATCGACGGAAATGCTGAGAAAGGCGCGAAAGGAAGGGTACTGCGTAGGCGCGTTCAACGTGCATACGCTGGAAATGCTGCAGGCGGTGGTGGAAGCGGCGGAGGAAGCGCAGGCTCCCCTCATCCTCCAGACAACAGTCGGCACGGTAGGACACCTCGGGCCGGAATACATCGCAGCAATCGCGCGGGTCGCGGCCGGATCGGTTCGTGTCCCCATCGCCCTGCATCTGGATCACTGCCACGACTACGCGCTGATCGAGCGATGCATAGCGGCAGGCTACACGTCGGTCATGATCGACGCTTCCATGCGCCCTTTCGAGGAAAACGTGGAGCAGACCAAGCGGGTTGTCGAGCTCGCCCACCGTGCAGGTGTCAATGTGGAGGCCGAGCTGGGGAAGGTAGGGGGTGTCGAGGAGGAGCTGGCGGTAGACGAAGCGGACGCCGTGCTGGCCGATCCGGCGGAGTGCGAACGGTTTGCCGCGTTGACGGGAGTGGATACGCTGGCCCCCGCCATCGGGACGGCGCACGGCATGTACAAGGGCAAACCGAAAATCGCCTTCTCCCGGCTGGAGGAGATCGCGTCGAGGGTCGGGGTTCCGCTCGTGCTGCACGGCGGCTCCGGCATACCGGAAGAGCAGGTAAAGCGAGCCGTTTCGCTCGGCATGGCAAAAATGAATGTTGCGACCGAGCTGCGCATCGCCTTTTCCGGCGCGATCAGGCAGGTGTTCGGGGAAAACCCGGATGAAAACGATCCGCGGACGTACATGAAACGGGCCAAGCAAGCCGTAAAGGCAATTGCCCATGCGAAAATGGCGATGTGCGGCTGCGCAGGCAAGGCGGCTGGCCTTTGA
- a CDS encoding DeoR/GlpR family DNA-binding transcription regulator — translation MLATERHGRILEHVQKKKTVTVAELSRLLDVSEVTVRKDLIKLEQEGLLSRVHGGASVAHFLPLERSFTEKQGERVEEKARIARQALAHIQPGDTLILGAGTTTMELAKLLGQIPDLTIVTNAVNIAMELNSHGAHHVILIGGEMRAKSFALVGPVAEDNLKKLSVSKCFIGADGIHEHDGLSTLSLAEGKANRIMMERSRKVYVLADHTKFGETHFSSFADLSDVDRIVTDRLDEQTLATFRELGVKIELAEGQEDKE, via the coding sequence ATGTTGGCCACAGAGAGACACGGCAGGATCCTGGAGCATGTGCAGAAGAAAAAAACCGTAACAGTCGCCGAGCTGAGCAGGCTGCTTGACGTATCCGAGGTGACGGTTCGCAAGGACTTGATCAAGCTGGAGCAGGAAGGGCTGTTGTCACGCGTGCACGGAGGAGCGTCGGTTGCCCACTTCCTGCCGTTGGAGCGCAGCTTCACAGAAAAGCAGGGGGAGCGCGTAGAAGAGAAAGCGCGCATCGCGAGACAGGCTCTCGCCCATATCCAGCCGGGCGATACTCTGATCCTCGGGGCAGGGACGACGACGATGGAGCTCGCCAAGCTGCTCGGCCAGATCCCCGACCTCACCATCGTGACCAATGCGGTCAATATCGCGATGGAGCTGAACAGCCACGGAGCGCACCACGTCATTCTGATCGGAGGGGAGATGCGGGCAAAGTCTTTCGCGCTCGTAGGTCCGGTAGCGGAGGACAATCTGAAAAAGCTGTCCGTGTCCAAGTGCTTCATTGGCGCGGACGGGATACATGAGCATGACGGCTTATCCACGCTTTCCCTGGCCGAGGGCAAAGCAAACCGCATCATGATGGAACGCTCGCGCAAGGTGTACGTGCTCGCCGATCATACCAAATTTGGCGAGACGCATTTCAGCAGCTTCGCCGATTTGTCGGATGTGGACCGGATCGTTACGGACCGGCTGGATGAGCAGACGCTTGCCACGTTTCGCGAGCTGGGCGTGAAGATCGAACTGGCGGAGGGCCAGGAGGACAAGGAGTGA
- a CDS encoding winged helix-turn-helix transcriptional regulator — MYVLHGGTKRFGELQRSIPEVSRHVLTMQLRELEGDGIVRRIAHPSVPPKVEYSLTDLGRSLGALLEPFAAIGDQYIQSRKIAEENDGD; from the coding sequence ATGTACGTATTGCACGGAGGAACGAAGCGGTTCGGGGAGCTCCAACGCAGCATTCCCGAAGTATCCAGACACGTGCTGACGATGCAGCTTCGCGAGCTGGAGGGGGATGGGATCGTTCGAAGGATTGCCCACCCATCGGTGCCCCCGAAGGTGGAATATTCCCTGACGGATTTGGGGCGCAGCCTGGGAGCTTTGCTGGAGCCGTTTGCCGCGATTGGGGATCAGTATATTCAGTCGAGAAAAATAGCGGAAGAAAATGACGGCGATTGA
- a CDS encoding SgcJ/EcaC family oxidoreductase — protein MSQLKSPVMHPQDMNAAFADAYNSRDLKRVLALYEPESILVNPRGDFEQGTTAFRATLHDFLKQEGTLVSKNMYCIPFEDLALLRAHYILETVDANGNPATVEGHTSEVVRRQADGSWKYIIDHPFGADPV, from the coding sequence ATGAGTCAACTGAAAAGTCCCGTGATGCACCCCCAGGACATGAATGCCGCATTCGCGGATGCTTACAATTCTAGAGACTTGAAACGAGTGTTGGCATTATACGAACCCGAAAGCATCCTCGTCAACCCGCGTGGAGACTTTGAACAAGGTACAACTGCCTTCCGAGCCACGCTGCATGATTTTTTAAAACAAGAGGGAACCTTGGTCTCGAAAAATATGTATTGCATCCCATTCGAAGATCTCGCTCTCCTGCGGGCCCACTATATTTTGGAGACAGTGGATGCGAACGGAAACCCCGCAACAGTGGAAGGACATACCTCGGAGGTGGTTCGAAGGCAGGCGGATGGCAGTTGGAAATATATCATCGATCATCCGTTTGGCGCCGATCCGGTATAA
- a CDS encoding sugar O-acetyltransferase: MSEKKKEKIFYERGTDELREKSLRAQKLVMDFNLSDPADTEKKDRLVKELFGSVGEGVCIEHNFHCDLGYNIHVGRNFYAGYNCTILDMAEVRIGDDCMIAPNVGIYTAGHSIEPMNRNKTGYAIPVTIGKNVWIGGHSVILPGVSIGDNSIVAAGSVVTKDVPAHTIVAGNPAKVVKYITEQ, translated from the coding sequence ATGAGCGAAAAAAAGAAAGAAAAGATCTTCTACGAACGAGGGACGGATGAACTTCGGGAGAAAAGCCTGCGTGCTCAAAAGCTGGTGATGGACTTCAATCTGTCGGATCCCGCGGATACAGAAAAGAAAGACCGATTGGTGAAAGAGCTGTTTGGCAGCGTCGGTGAAGGGGTGTGCATCGAGCACAATTTCCATTGCGATTTGGGCTACAACATTCATGTTGGCCGCAACTTCTATGCTGGCTATAACTGCACCATATTGGATATGGCAGAAGTACGCATCGGCGACGACTGCATGATCGCACCGAATGTAGGGATCTACACGGCCGGTCATTCGATTGAGCCTATGAACCGAAACAAAACGGGCTACGCCATACCCGTTACGATCGGAAAGAATGTGTGGATTGGAGGCCATTCCGTCATTTTGCCGGGCGTTTCGATCGGGGACAATTCGATTGTAGCTGCCGGTTCGGTAGTGACGAAAGATGTGCCAGCCCATACGATTGTCGCGGGCAATCCGGCTAAGGTGGTAAAGTACATCACTGAGCAATAA
- a CDS encoding copper homeostasis protein CutC, whose protein sequence is MIVEVIATSVEDAKRAEQGGADRLELITGILEGGLTPSWGLAEAVVKAVSIPVNVMIRPHSQSFCYNQDDLRVMREDVRVIREIGAAGIVIGMLTEEGTIDQRGLEMLLSEADGLDVTFHRAFDEAADHFAALQVLLGYPQVRHLLTSGGQKNALDGAERIASLVERTKHTQLSILAGSGLTLDNVGGLIAKTGVKEVHVGTGVRTGGQALQYVDVEKVRELKQRFQL, encoded by the coding sequence ATGATCGTAGAGGTAATCGCGACCTCGGTAGAAGATGCCAAACGGGCAGAGCAAGGGGGAGCCGATCGGCTGGAGCTGATCACCGGGATCTTGGAAGGGGGACTGACTCCGAGCTGGGGCTTGGCGGAAGCGGTCGTCAAAGCCGTTTCGATTCCCGTCAATGTCATGATTCGCCCGCATAGCCAATCGTTTTGCTACAATCAGGACGACTTGCGCGTAATGCGAGAGGATGTGCGGGTGATTCGCGAGATCGGGGCTGCCGGGATCGTCATCGGCATGCTCACGGAAGAGGGGACGATCGACCAGAGGGGACTGGAAATGCTGCTATCCGAAGCGGACGGGCTGGATGTCACCTTCCATCGGGCATTCGACGAAGCTGCCGATCATTTCGCAGCGCTTCAAGTTCTTCTGGGCTACCCGCAGGTGCGCCACCTGCTGACCTCGGGGGGACAAAAAAACGCGCTCGACGGGGCCGAGCGCATCGCCAGCCTGGTAGAGCGGACGAAGCACACGCAGCTGTCCATTCTGGCAGGCAGCGGCCTTACGCTGGACAACGTCGGCGGGCTGATCGCAAAGACAGGCGTGAAAGAAGTGCATGTCGGCACGGGAGTCCGCACAGGGGGACAAGCCCTTCAGTACGTAGATGTGGAAAAAGTACGGGAGTTGAAACAAAGGTTCCAACTGTAG